In the genome of Pseudomonadota bacterium, one region contains:
- a CDS encoding SufE family protein, producing MSQIDDLISGFEMLGDWEHRYQYLAELGEKLTPMPDALRVEANKVKPCMSQVWVYAQRDSANPALIHFYGDCDTSIIKGVVALLIKLSKGKTPQEFIDLDIDHLFEGLKLAEHLSPNRHVGIYAIVDVMKSQASQLLEAA from the coding sequence ATGTCACAGATCGATGATCTGATCAGCGGTTTCGAGATGTTGGGTGACTGGGAGCACCGCTACCAGTACCTGGCGGAGCTGGGCGAGAAGCTCACGCCGATGCCCGATGCGCTGCGCGTCGAGGCCAACAAAGTCAAACCCTGCATGAGTCAGGTGTGGGTCTACGCGCAACGGGATTCAGCGAATCCCGCACTGATCCATTTCTATGGGGATTGCGATACATCCATCATCAAAGGTGTGGTCGCACTGCTGATCAAACTCAGCAAAGGCAAAACACCCCAGGAGTTTATCGACCTCGATATCGACCACCTTTTCGAGGGCCTCAAACTTGCAGAACACCTCAGTCCCAACCGTCATGTGGGTATCTACGCCATTGTTGACGTCATGAAATCCCAGGCCTCTCAGCTCCTGGAAGCTGCCTGA
- a CDS encoding ABC transporter ATP-binding protein — protein sequence MIRVDEVYKSFGGVLAVNGATLEIEKESITGLIGPNGAGKTTLFNVIAGHYSPTAGSVWLDGEEITGLRPYELFRKGLLRTFQIAHEFATLTVRENLMMVPPHQSGERLFDAWFRPGRVRSEEAAVRAKADEVIDFLQIAHVAEELAGNLSGGQKKLLELGRTMMVDAKVVFLDEVGAGVNRTLLNTIGDAILRLNRERGYTFCMIEHDMDFISRLCDPVICMAEGSVLAEGTADEIKANEQVIEAYLGTGLKNKPTRAAAGESES from the coding sequence ATGATTCGCGTCGATGAGGTGTATAAAAGTTTTGGTGGTGTGCTGGCCGTCAATGGCGCCACTCTGGAGATAGAAAAAGAGTCGATTACCGGATTGATCGGTCCCAACGGCGCCGGTAAAACCACCCTTTTCAATGTCATCGCCGGCCACTACTCCCCTACCGCCGGAAGCGTCTGGCTGGACGGCGAAGAGATCACCGGACTCAGACCGTACGAGCTGTTTCGCAAGGGATTGTTGCGCACCTTCCAGATCGCCCACGAATTCGCCACCCTGACGGTGCGCGAGAACCTGATGATGGTTCCGCCCCACCAGTCCGGTGAGCGCCTGTTCGATGCCTGGTTTCGCCCCGGCAGGGTGCGCTCTGAAGAAGCGGCGGTCCGCGCCAAGGCCGACGAGGTGATTGATTTTCTCCAGATCGCGCATGTCGCCGAGGAGTTGGCCGGCAACCTCTCCGGAGGACAGAAAAAGCTGCTCGAACTGGGGCGCACCATGATGGTGGACGCCAAGGTGGTGTTCCTCGACGAGGTGGGCGCCGGGGTAAACCGCACGCTGCTGAACACCATTGGCGATGCGATTCTGCGCCTCAACCGCGAACGCGGCTATACCTTCTGTATGATCGAGCACGACATGGATTTCATCTCGCGGCTCTGCGATCCGGTGATCTGCATGGCTGAAGGCTCCGTGCTGGCCGAGGGCACGGCCGACGAGATCAAGGCCAACGAACAGGTCATCGAAGCCTACCTGGGCACCGGTCTGAAGAACAAACCGACCCGGGCCGCCGCCGGGGAGAGCGAATCATGA
- a CDS encoding branched-chain amino acid ABC transporter permease, whose protein sequence is MALLILGVGVFQSWSVSLTLLNLGLISAIMALGLNIQWGYAGLFNAGVMGFAALGGLAGVLVSQAPVPEAWAAGGTGMVYTLLALAGTVIAALFVHRRMHKGPLRALTVGGVVLVGYLVIRAFFDPAVDAIEAVDPSKTGYLGGLGLPILFAWAVGGLFAGGAAWLVGRISLGLRSDYLAIATLGISEIIIAILKNEDWLTRGVKNVTGLDRPVPYEVDLQTSPWFIELVEWFNSGASPDVLQAAIIEASGLFVKGSYAVLFVIVLLVLLWLCERALRSPWGRMMRAVRDNEHAANAMGKNVTGRHLQVFILGSAVIGIAGAMLTTLDGQFTPGTYNPLRFTFLIWVMVIVGGSGNNWGSVLGGFLIWFVWVEAEPAGQWLMGALTSGMAEDNALRLHLLESASHMRMIFMGLLLLVVMRFSPRGLLPEVVRR, encoded by the coding sequence ATGGCGCTGCTCATTCTCGGTGTCGGAGTATTTCAGTCCTGGTCGGTCAGCCTGACACTGCTTAATCTGGGTCTGATCTCCGCCATCATGGCGCTCGGCCTCAACATCCAATGGGGTTACGCGGGCCTGTTCAATGCTGGTGTGATGGGCTTTGCCGCACTTGGCGGACTGGCTGGAGTCCTGGTGTCGCAGGCGCCGGTGCCGGAAGCCTGGGCGGCGGGCGGTACCGGGATGGTGTATACCTTGCTGGCGCTGGCGGGTACGGTTATCGCGGCGCTGTTCGTGCATCGGCGTATGCACAAGGGTCCGTTGCGCGCACTGACGGTAGGCGGTGTCGTGCTGGTGGGCTATCTGGTGATCCGGGCCTTCTTTGATCCGGCGGTTGACGCTATCGAAGCGGTCGATCCATCGAAGACCGGCTACCTCGGCGGGCTCGGCCTCCCCATCCTCTTTGCCTGGGCGGTCGGTGGCCTGTTCGCAGGGGGCGCCGCGTGGCTGGTGGGGCGCATTTCTCTGGGACTGCGTTCGGACTATCTCGCTATTGCCACCCTGGGCATCTCCGAAATCATCATCGCCATCCTCAAAAATGAAGACTGGCTGACGCGTGGGGTGAAGAATGTCACCGGCCTTGACCGCCCGGTGCCCTACGAGGTGGACCTGCAGACCAGCCCCTGGTTCATCGAGCTGGTCGAATGGTTCAATTCGGGCGCATCGCCCGACGTCCTGCAGGCCGCCATCATCGAAGCCTCCGGGTTGTTCGTCAAGGGCAGCTACGCGGTGCTCTTTGTCATCGTTTTGCTGGTGCTGTTATGGCTCTGCGAAAGAGCCCTGCGCTCGCCCTGGGGGCGCATGATGCGCGCCGTACGCGACAACGAGCACGCCGCCAACGCCATGGGCAAGAACGTCACCGGCCGCCACCTGCAGGTTTTCATTCTCGGCTCCGCGGTAATCGGTATCGCCGGCGCCATGCTGACGACGCTGGACGGTCAGTTCACCCCCGGGACCTACAACCCGCTGCGCTTCACCTTCCTCATCTGGGTGATGGTGATCGTCGGTGGTTCGGGCAATAACTGGGGTTCAGTACTCGGCGGTTTTCTGATCTGGTTCGTCTGGGTGGAGGCCGAACCGGCCGGTCAGTGGCTGATGGGCGCACTCACCAGCGGCATGGCCGAGGACAACGCGCTACGCCTGCATCTGCTGGAGAGCGCCTCGCACATGCGCATGATCTTCATGGGTCTCCTGCTACTCGTGGTGATGCGCTTCAGTCCGCGTGGTCTGCTGCCGGAGGTGGTACGACGCTGA
- the gfa gene encoding S-(hydroxymethyl)glutathione synthase, with product MSLIAIHPAVDNGIAPAQPGFSGGTLKCNCSSNPVAVRVTAQSAHNHVCGCTQCWKPEGALFSQVAVVPRGNVSVTANKDKLSIIDASQTIQRYACKECGAHMYGRIEDEGHPFYGLDFIHTELSGESGWAPAGFAAFVSSLIEGGTSPDAMESIRARLRELGLEPYDCLSPPLMDAIAAHTANAKA from the coding sequence ATGAGCTTAATTGCCATCCATCCCGCCGTTGACAACGGCATTGCACCCGCCCAACCAGGTTTCTCGGGGGGCACCTTGAAATGCAATTGTTCCAGCAATCCCGTGGCGGTCAGAGTCACTGCACAATCAGCACACAATCATGTCTGTGGTTGTACGCAATGCTGGAAACCCGAAGGCGCCCTGTTCTCACAGGTCGCCGTCGTACCGCGGGGCAACGTATCAGTCACGGCCAACAAGGACAAACTCAGCATCATCGATGCCAGTCAGACGATTCAGCGCTATGCCTGTAAAGAGTGCGGCGCGCATATGTACGGCCGTATCGAAGATGAAGGCCACCCTTTTTATGGACTGGATTTTATTCACACCGAGTTATCCGGTGAAAGCGGTTGGGCACCCGCAGGTTTTGCAGCGTTCGTTTCCTCTTTGATAGAAGGTGGCACTTCACCCGATGCGATGGAGAGTATTCGTGCCCGCCTGAGAGAACTTGGCCTTGAACCCTACGACTGCCTGTCCCCTCCATTAATGGACGCAATAGCAGCACATACTGCCAATGCAAAGGCCTAG
- a CDS encoding carbohydrate kinase codes for MASKIVVIGSVAWDEVVELDRPLQSGGHNQGRMRGRRIGGGAANTALALIRGGNEVVVRSAIGGDSQGGELLTALSREGIDVCWIDDSASATTRSLLLLDPAGGRTIVNLSRASLPVTAPLGEQNTACVYLRSTDTAFAPVLRECLDQALVIAHIPPLTAGSRPAHILVGSADDLDAGFLAEPWRSARAVAGEKLRWVVVTNGAEGASAYSGEQVLRLPAPRVRVVDTTGAGDVFAAGLIHALVRDEPMERALRCAVEWGAASVQYHGTIPPIGFPDIRNSADWQEV; via the coding sequence GTGGCCTCAAAAATCGTTGTGATCGGCTCCGTTGCCTGGGATGAGGTGGTTGAACTCGATAGGCCGCTGCAGTCGGGAGGGCACAACCAGGGGCGGATGCGAGGGCGTCGTATCGGTGGCGGTGCTGCCAATACCGCGCTGGCGTTGATACGGGGTGGAAACGAGGTTGTCGTTCGCAGCGCGATTGGCGGCGACTCCCAAGGGGGGGAGTTGCTGACAGCACTGTCCCGCGAAGGGATCGATGTCTGTTGGATCGACGATTCGGCGTCCGCGACGACCCGTTCATTGCTGCTTCTCGACCCCGCCGGCGGTCGGACGATTGTCAACCTGTCCCGGGCGTCACTGCCGGTTACCGCGCCCCTTGGCGAACAGAACACGGCCTGTGTCTATCTGCGCAGTACCGACACCGCGTTCGCACCGGTCTTGCGTGAATGTCTGGACCAGGCACTGGTGATTGCCCATATTCCGCCGCTGACTGCCGGTAGCCGTCCGGCGCACATTCTGGTCGGGTCCGCGGATGACCTCGATGCCGGCTTTCTGGCGGAACCTTGGCGCTCGGCCCGGGCGGTGGCGGGTGAGAAACTGCGCTGGGTCGTGGTGACGAACGGGGCGGAGGGGGCGAGTGCCTACAGTGGAGAACAGGTGCTGCGGTTGCCCGCACCCCGGGTCAGGGTGGTGGATACGACGGGGGCTGGAGACGTTTTTGCGGCGGGCCTGATTCATGCGTTGGTGCGCGATGAACCGATGGAACGGGCGTTGCGGTGCGCCGTGGAGTGGGGAGCCGCTTCCGTTCAATACCACGGAACGATCCCCCCCATCGGCTTTCCAGACATACGCAATAGCGCAGACTGGCAAGAGGTGTAA
- a CDS encoding branched-chain amino acid ABC transporter permease, protein MTDILNALVLFSNFVLVPGVAYGSQLALGALGVTLIFGILRFANFAHGDMMAFGTMVTVLATWGLQAMGISLGPLPTALLALPAGILAMVLLCLAIDRSVFGFYRQRRSPPVVLVIASVGVMFVLNGLVRLIIGPNDQRFADGERFIITARGFKNLTGLDEGLAIKVTQGLTVVLAVAVVIALFWFLQRTRTGKAMRAFSDNEDLALLSGIDPQRVVRVTWIIAAALATIAGVLYGLDKSFKPFTYFQLLLPIFAAAIVGGIGQPIGAIVGGYVIAFSEVTITYAYKKFLIYLLPPDWQPVGLVQLLSTDYKFAVSFIILVVVLLVRPTGIFRGRVL, encoded by the coding sequence CTGACCGACATCCTCAACGCCCTGGTGCTGTTCTCGAACTTCGTGCTGGTGCCGGGCGTGGCCTACGGCTCGCAACTGGCGCTGGGCGCGCTGGGGGTGACCCTGATTTTCGGCATCCTGCGCTTCGCCAACTTCGCCCACGGCGACATGATGGCCTTCGGCACCATGGTGACGGTGCTCGCGACATGGGGGCTGCAGGCGATGGGGATCAGCCTCGGCCCGCTGCCGACCGCGCTGCTCGCGCTGCCGGCCGGTATTCTCGCCATGGTGCTGCTCTGCCTCGCCATCGACCGCTCGGTGTTCGGCTTCTACCGCCAGCGCCGCAGCCCGCCCGTGGTCCTGGTCATCGCCTCGGTGGGCGTCATGTTTGTCCTCAATGGCCTGGTGCGGCTGATCATCGGTCCCAACGATCAGCGCTTCGCCGATGGCGAACGCTTCATCATCACCGCACGCGGCTTCAAGAACCTCACAGGACTCGATGAGGGTCTGGCGATCAAAGTGACTCAGGGGCTGACCGTGGTGCTGGCGGTGGCCGTGGTCATTGCGCTGTTCTGGTTTCTGCAGCGCACACGCACCGGCAAGGCAATGCGCGCATTCTCGGACAATGAAGATCTCGCGCTGCTATCGGGCATCGATCCGCAGCGCGTGGTACGGGTGACGTGGATCATCGCCGCCGCGCTGGCCACCATCGCGGGGGTGCTCTACGGGCTAGACAAGAGTTTCAAGCCTTTTACCTACTTCCAACTGTTGCTGCCGATCTTCGCGGCCGCGATCGTGGGCGGGATCGGTCAACCCATCGGCGCCATCGTCGGCGGGTACGTCATCGCCTTTTCCGAAGTCACCATCACCTACGCCTACAAGAAGTTCCTGATCTACCTCCTGCCGCCAGACTGGCAACCCGTCGGCCTGGTGCAACTGCTCTCCACGGATTACAAATTCGCGGTCTCCTTCATCATTCTGGTCGTGGTGCTGCTGGTGCGACCGACCGGGATATTCCGCGGGAGGGTATTGTGA
- a CDS encoding MerR family transcriptional regulator encodes MLEASNNSELPPIPAKRYFTIGEVSELCAVKPHVLRYWEQEFPQLKPVKRRGNRRYYQHHDVIMIRQIRSLLYDQGFTIGGARQYLDGSEARDDSHQAQQVIRQVRMELEEILHILKR; translated from the coding sequence ATGCTGGAGGCGAGCAACAATAGCGAACTGCCGCCGATTCCGGCCAAGCGCTATTTTACAATCGGGGAAGTCAGCGAACTGTGTGCTGTCAAGCCGCACGTGTTGCGGTATTGGGAGCAGGAGTTTCCACAGCTGAAACCCGTCAAGCGCCGTGGCAACCGGCGCTACTACCAGCATCATGATGTGATCATGATTCGCCAGATTCGCAGCTTGCTCTATGATCAGGGCTTTACCATAGGTGGTGCCCGTCAGTATCTGGATGGCAGCGAAGCGCGGGACGATAGCCACCAGGCGCAGCAGGTCATCCGCCAGGTGCGCATGGAGCTGGAAGAGATTCTCCATATCCTGAAGCGTTAA
- the ihfA gene encoding integration host factor subunit alpha — protein MALTKADMVEQLFEELGLNKREAKDLVEMFFEEIRGALEQGRQVKLSGFGNFDLRYKNQRPGRNPKTGEEIPICARRVVTFRPGQKLKSRVEAYAGGEQQ, from the coding sequence ATGGCACTGACGAAAGCGGACATGGTAGAGCAACTTTTCGAGGAACTGGGCCTTAACAAGCGAGAGGCCAAGGATCTCGTCGAGATGTTTTTTGAAGAGATACGTGGTGCGCTGGAACAGGGGCGTCAAGTCAAACTTTCCGGGTTTGGCAACTTCGATTTGCGCTACAAAAATCAACGGCCGGGCAGAAACCCGAAGACTGGCGAGGAAATACCTATCTGCGCCCGTCGTGTGGTGACGTTCCGACCAGGTCAAAAACTCAAATCGCGCGTGGAAGCTTATGCTGGAGGCGAGCAACAATAG
- a CDS encoding branched-chain amino acid ABC transporter substrate-binding protein — protein sequence MKKTLIVSAALAVMVSGGAQADGHEIKIGVLLGFTGPIESLTPDMASSAELAMKEVSDSGALLGGKKLVPVRADSTCVDAAAATAAAERLVTADKVAAIYGADCSGVTTAVANNVAVPNGVVMISPSATSPALTTIEDKGYFFRTAPSDARQGQVLAKIAMDRGVKNIAITYTNNDYGKGLAESFGAAFKDLGGKVQMSAAHEDGKADYSAEVGALAASGADHLVVFGYLDQGGKGIVQTSLDTGAFNSFVFADGMIGQSLVDAIGKDLTGSFGTAPGSDSAGAAKFAEVAKKAGIDAGGGPFRGESYDAVALMALAMQAAGSSDRAAIQANIMKVANAPGTQIFPGELAKALKIIKDGGDVDYVGATNVEFTEVGEAAGSYKELEVKGGKFTALKVH from the coding sequence ATGAAAAAGACGCTGATCGTATCAGCTGCACTGGCCGTTATGGTAAGCGGCGGCGCTCAAGCCGATGGGCATGAGATCAAGATCGGAGTGCTGCTCGGATTCACCGGACCCATCGAGTCACTGACTCCGGACATGGCATCTTCCGCCGAATTGGCGATGAAAGAGGTCTCCGACTCCGGTGCCCTGTTGGGCGGTAAAAAACTGGTCCCGGTACGCGCCGATTCCACGTGCGTTGACGCCGCCGCAGCGACCGCCGCCGCCGAGCGCCTGGTAACCGCGGACAAGGTCGCTGCTATCTACGGGGCGGACTGCTCCGGCGTGACCACCGCGGTAGCCAACAACGTGGCCGTTCCCAACGGCGTGGTGATGATCTCCCCATCCGCCACGTCGCCGGCGCTGACGACCATCGAGGACAAAGGTTATTTCTTCCGCACCGCCCCTTCCGACGCCCGCCAAGGGCAGGTGCTGGCGAAAATCGCCATGGATCGCGGCGTGAAGAATATCGCCATTACCTACACCAACAACGACTACGGCAAAGGATTGGCTGAATCCTTCGGCGCAGCCTTCAAGGATTTGGGAGGCAAGGTGCAGATGTCCGCCGCGCATGAAGACGGCAAGGCAGACTACTCCGCCGAAGTCGGGGCCCTGGCCGCCTCCGGTGCCGACCACCTGGTGGTGTTCGGTTACCTCGACCAGGGCGGCAAAGGCATCGTTCAGACCTCCCTCGACACCGGCGCTTTCAACAGCTTCGTCTTCGCCGACGGCATGATCGGCCAGTCGCTGGTGGACGCCATCGGTAAGGATCTGACCGGCTCGTTCGGCACCGCGCCCGGCAGCGATTCAGCCGGCGCCGCGAAATTTGCCGAAGTCGCCAAGAAAGCCGGTATCGATGCCGGTGGCGGGCCCTTCCGCGGCGAATCCTATGACGCCGTGGCGCTGATGGCGCTGGCCATGCAGGCCGCCGGCTCCAGCGACCGTGCGGCGATCCAGGCCAACATCATGAAAGTCGCCAACGCGCCGGGCACCCAGATCTTTCCCGGCGAACTGGCCAAGGCGCTGAAGATCATCAAGGATGGTGGCGACGTGGACTATGTCGGCGCCACCAATGTCGAGTTCACCGAGGTCGGAGAGGCCGCCGGGTCATACAAGGAGCTGGAGGTGAAGGGTGGCAAGTTCACTGCGCTGAAGGTGCACTGA
- a CDS encoding ABC transporter ATP-binding protein: MSYLIGEKMTGGYGGADILRECTIEVDRGEIAVIVGPNGAGKSTAMKAMFGMLALRAGQVRLDGEDITALSPQERVGRGMACVPQNNNVFTSLTVEENLEMGAFLRRDDFSDTLEQVYELFPILKEKRHQPAGELSGGQRQQVAVGRAMMTKPSVLMLDEPTAGVSPIVMDELFDKILDIARTGLAILMVEQNARQALNIAHRGFVLVTGENRYTDTGEALLANPEVRRSFLGG, translated from the coding sequence ATGAGCTACCTGATCGGTGAAAAAATGACCGGCGGTTATGGCGGCGCCGATATTCTCAGGGAGTGCACCATCGAAGTGGATCGTGGCGAAATCGCCGTCATTGTCGGCCCCAATGGCGCGGGCAAATCCACGGCGATGAAAGCGATGTTTGGCATGCTCGCGCTGCGCGCCGGCCAGGTGCGGCTGGACGGTGAGGACATAACGGCGCTAAGCCCGCAAGAGCGCGTTGGGCGAGGCATGGCCTGCGTACCGCAGAACAACAACGTTTTCACCAGCCTGACCGTGGAGGAAAACCTGGAGATGGGCGCCTTTCTGCGCCGTGATGACTTCAGCGACACCCTGGAGCAGGTCTACGAGCTATTCCCGATACTCAAGGAAAAACGCCACCAACCGGCCGGCGAACTCTCCGGCGGGCAACGCCAGCAGGTCGCCGTGGGGCGGGCCATGATGACCAAGCCCAGCGTGCTGATGCTCGACGAGCCCACCGCCGGCGTCTCGCCGATCGTGATGGATGAGCTTTTCGACAAGATCCTCGATATCGCCCGTACCGGTCTGGCCATTCTGATGGTTGAGCAGAATGCCCGTCAGGCGCTCAACATCGCCCACCGCGGCTTCGTGCTGGTGACCGGAGAAAACCGCTACACCGATACGGGCGAGGCACTGCTCGCCAATCCGGAAGTGCGCCGTTCGTTCCTCGGAGGCTGA